The Leptospira sp. WS39.C2 genome contains a region encoding:
- a CDS encoding helix-turn-helix domain-containing protein, producing MEKNWANKLDQLIGKAIRENRKKSNLSVEVLSNATTLSKSSIVQIERGDQSTPIHNIYKIAEVLNVDISELLPSMVEYRKLKSAPVDNVSLNRVSSEELTTVMDFLSKYKKETKSARKKKS from the coding sequence ATGGAGAAAAATTGGGCGAATAAACTGGATCAATTGATTGGGAAGGCAATTCGTGAGAATCGAAAAAAATCAAATTTATCCGTTGAAGTCTTATCAAATGCTACAACTCTATCAAAATCTTCTATTGTACAAATAGAAAGAGGGGATCAATCCACCCCCATTCATAATATTTACAAAATTGCCGAAGTGCTTAATGTGGATATCTCAGAGCTTTTACCGAGTATGGTAGAATATAGAAAGCTGAAGTCGGCACCAGTTGACAATGTTTCTCTCAATAGAGTCAGTTCGGAAGAATTGACGACTGTGATGGACTTCTTATCTAAATATAAAAAGGAAACCAAAAGTGCGCGGAAGAAAAAATCCTGA
- a CDS encoding ImmA/IrrE family metallo-endopeptidase, translating into MRGRKNPELIAENLLNEFPSLQKLPIAIEKIIGKKGIDLHVTELPSDISGILNVENKEYSIFVQESHHEHRQRFTMAHELGHFLIHHPETTHIDRKSYFRSPLSSTALDREEIEANRFAAAILMPKEIVVYEVKKFIETYGEDIIDTEEENNPLITSLASKFKVSPAAMMLRLQNLEILDGF; encoded by the coding sequence GTGCGCGGAAGAAAAAATCCTGAGCTCATAGCAGAAAATCTGTTAAATGAATTTCCTTCACTCCAAAAACTGCCAATTGCAATCGAGAAGATCATTGGTAAGAAGGGGATTGATCTACACGTAACAGAATTGCCTAGCGATATTTCCGGAATTCTTAATGTTGAGAATAAGGAATATTCTATTTTTGTACAAGAGTCTCACCATGAACATAGGCAACGTTTTACGATGGCACATGAATTAGGACACTTTCTAATTCATCATCCAGAAACAACTCATATAGATAGAAAGTCCTACTTTAGAAGCCCGCTCTCATCTACAGCTTTGGATCGTGAAGAAATTGAAGCAAATCGTTTTGCAGCAGCGATACTGATGCCTAAAGAAATAGTTGTGTACGAAGTCAAAAAATTTATCGAAACTTATGGCGAGGACATCATTGATACTGAGGAAGAGAACAATCCTTTGATTACTTCTCTTGCGTCAAAGTTCAAAGTAAGTCCAGCTGCGATGATGTTAAGATTGCAGAACTTAGAGATTTTGGACGGGTTCTAA
- a CDS encoding restriction endonuclease subunit S, whose protein sequence is MPNSLNPLLQTHFDTALEHPNGIKKLRELILTLAMQGKLVPQDPNDQPASELLKEIQAEKARLVAEGKIKKSETLPAVKEEEKLFVIPKGWEWVRLGDSTHVIMGQSPDSRTYNQIAVGLPFYQGKSDYGKLYPTPKVWCSSPVKIAPKNSILISVRAPIGPTNLCQEDSCIGRGLSAIIPLAECSLFFYLYLLRKFETKLASYGTGSTFQAITQKVLINFLIPLPPLAEQKRIVEKIDELFLLCDELEILKKSKNSKRKDLHQSVMTQMLEADSQESFRKHFQFLTSHFHELYSVKENVKELRKAVLQLAVMGKLIPQDPNDQPASELLKEIQSEKARLVAEGKVKKSEALPAVKEEEKPFVIPKGWEWVRLGEVLQKFGAGSTPLGGKSVYSQDGIIFLRSQNIWNDGLYLEDVARISKEIHERMKGTRVLGNDLLLNITGASIGRSSVYPENFEEANVSQHVAILRTYNMRIVSFLHKLITSDFFQSLVFKEQVGVSREGLSMAKLSKFPIPLPPLAEQKRIVEKVDQLLALCDELEERIGKAEEKRGEILEGMVRG, encoded by the coding sequence ATGCCAAACTCACTAAACCCACTCCTCCAAACCCATTTTGACACCGCCCTCGAACACCCGAACGGAATCAAAAAACTTCGCGAACTCATCCTAACCCTTGCCATGCAGGGAAAACTGGTCCCCCAAGATCCAAACGACCAGCCTGCGAGTGAGTTATTAAAAGAGATCCAAGCGGAGAAGGCGCGTTTGGTGGCCGAAGGGAAAATTAAAAAGAGTGAGACACTGCCAGCGGTGAAGGAAGAAGAGAAGCTGTTTGTGATTCCAAAAGGATGGGAGTGGGTGCGGTTGGGGGATAGCACGCATGTAATCATGGGGCAGTCACCTGATTCAAGAACTTACAATCAAATTGCAGTGGGTCTACCATTCTATCAAGGTAAGTCAGATTATGGAAAGTTATATCCTACTCCAAAAGTATGGTGTAGTTCACCTGTAAAAATTGCTCCAAAGAATTCTATATTAATTTCCGTTAGAGCTCCGATTGGTCCGACAAATTTATGTCAGGAAGACTCTTGCATCGGAAGGGGACTTTCAGCAATTATTCCTCTTGCTGAATGCAGCTTATTTTTCTATTTATACCTACTAAGAAAGTTTGAGACTAAGCTTGCATCATATGGCACGGGTTCTACTTTTCAGGCAATAACTCAAAAAGTATTAATAAATTTCCTTATCCCCCTTCCCCCCCTCGCCGAACAAAAACGAATCGTGGAAAAGATCGATGAACTTTTTCTGTTATGCGATGAACTTGAAATTCTTAAAAAATCAAAAAATTCCAAACGAAAAGACCTGCACCAATCTGTCATGACACAGATGTTAGAAGCCGATTCGCAGGAAAGTTTTCGAAAACACTTTCAATTCCTCACATCTCATTTCCACGAACTCTACTCTGTCAAAGAGAATGTAAAAGAACTGCGGAAGGCAGTTTTGCAATTGGCGGTGATGGGGAAACTCATACCGCAGGATCCGAATGATCAGCCTGCGAGTGAGTTACTGAAAGAGATCCAATCGGAGAAGGCGCGTTTGGTAGCAGAAGGGAAGGTGAAGAAGAGTGAGGCATTGCCAGCAGTGAAGGAAGAAGAGAAGCCATTTGTGATTCCAAAGGGATGGGAATGGGTGCGGTTGGGGGAGGTTCTCCAAAAATTTGGAGCAGGTAGTACTCCTTTAGGTGGAAAATCAGTATATAGTCAGGATGGAATTATTTTTTTAAGATCTCAAAATATTTGGAACGATGGACTATATCTAGAAGACGTAGCACGGATATCAAAAGAAATTCATGAAAGGATGAAAGGAACCAGAGTATTAGGTAATGATTTATTATTAAATATAACCGGTGCGTCGATTGGTAGGTCTTCCGTATATCCTGAAAATTTTGAGGAAGCTAATGTATCTCAACATGTTGCAATATTGAGAACATATAATATGAGAATAGTCTCATTTTTACATAAACTAATTACTTCCGATTTCTTTCAAAGTTTAGTTTTTAAAGAGCAAGTCGGTGTTTCTCGTGAAGGATTGAGCATGGCAAAGCTGTCAAAATTTCCAATCCCCCTTCCTCCACTTGCCGAACAAAAACGGATTGTGGAAAAGGTAGACCAGCTTTTGGCGTTATGCGATGAGTTGGAAGAAAGGATAGGGAAGGCGGAGGAGAAGAGGGGAGAGATTCTGGAGGGGATGGTGCGGGGGTAG
- a CDS encoding N-6 DNA methylase, whose amino-acid sequence MAIGTLIKSIQDIMRKDVGVDGDAQRISQMVWLLFLKIFDDKEKEWKLTLKDYKSPLASRFQWSSWASNSEGMTGEELIDFINNNLFPALKNLATQAGVSVQGRVVGRVFKDTYNYMKSGTLLRQVINTIEEDLDFNSSTDRHLFNDIYEKILADLQSAGNAGEYYTPRAVTQFMVDIIDPKLGETILDPACGTGGFLTTSIEHLKKQINTAKDNQILQSTIHGVEKKPLPYMLALTNMMLHGIDVPTNIRPDNTLSRSLKDYGPKDRMDIIITNPPFGGMEEDGIENNFPKKYQTRETADLFMALIMHLLKHDTGRAAVVLPDGFLFGEGTKTNLKRELLEEFNLHTIVRLPKGVFSPYTGINTNLLFFEKGGPTKQVWFFEHPYPPGYKSYSRSKPLTIGEFDLEKKWWNKRKETEFAWKVSAKDIVSRNYNLDFKNPHVVDVVHRDPEELTKDYEEVSRELNQVRDKLKQELMKALGGMP is encoded by the coding sequence ATGGCAATTGGAACTTTAATTAAGTCGATTCAAGATATTATGCGTAAAGACGTGGGTGTTGATGGTGATGCCCAACGAATCAGCCAGATGGTATGGCTTCTCTTTTTAAAGATTTTCGATGATAAAGAAAAAGAATGGAAATTGACCCTCAAAGATTATAAATCTCCGCTTGCCTCTCGGTTTCAATGGAGTAGTTGGGCCTCCAATTCCGAGGGGATGACTGGGGAAGAGCTGATCGATTTTATAAATAACAATTTATTCCCTGCCTTAAAGAATTTAGCAACGCAAGCAGGTGTCAGTGTACAGGGAAGAGTGGTTGGAAGAGTTTTTAAAGATACTTACAACTATATGAAATCAGGTACCTTACTTCGGCAGGTAATTAATACAATCGAAGAAGATTTAGATTTTAATAGTTCTACCGACAGACATTTGTTTAATGATATCTATGAAAAGATACTGGCTGATTTGCAATCCGCCGGGAATGCAGGTGAGTATTATACTCCGCGGGCTGTGACTCAGTTTATGGTGGATATCATTGATCCGAAATTGGGGGAAACCATTTTGGATCCGGCTTGTGGGACAGGCGGGTTTCTCACCACATCAATTGAACATTTAAAAAAGCAGATCAACACTGCAAAAGACAATCAGATACTGCAATCGACCATTCACGGTGTGGAGAAAAAACCTTTGCCTTATATGTTGGCTCTGACCAATATGATGCTTCACGGGATTGATGTTCCGACGAACATCCGGCCTGACAACACCCTCAGTCGTTCGCTCAAAGATTATGGTCCCAAAGATCGAATGGATATTATTATCACCAATCCTCCGTTTGGTGGAATGGAAGAAGACGGGATTGAAAACAATTTCCCCAAAAAATACCAAACTCGGGAAACTGCCGATTTGTTTATGGCTCTCATCATGCACCTATTGAAACATGATACGGGTCGTGCAGCAGTGGTACTTCCTGATGGGTTTTTGTTTGGAGAAGGAACGAAAACCAATCTCAAACGAGAACTTCTCGAAGAATTTAATTTACATACGATTGTTCGTCTGCCCAAAGGAGTATTTAGTCCTTATACGGGGATCAACACCAATCTCCTTTTTTTTGAAAAAGGAGGCCCTACCAAACAGGTTTGGTTTTTTGAACATCCGTATCCACCAGGTTACAAATCTTATTCACGTTCCAAACCTTTGACCATTGGGGAATTTGATCTCGAAAAAAAATGGTGGAACAAACGAAAGGAAACGGAATTTGCCTGGAAGGTGAGTGCCAAAGACATTGTTTCCCGCAATTACAATCTAGATTTTAAAAATCCGCATGTTGTCGATGTGGTGCACCGCGATCCAGAGGAACTAACAAAGGATTACGAAGAAGTTTCCAGGGAGCTAAACCAGGTAAGAGATAAACTCAAACAAGAATTAATGAAAGCGTTAGGTGGGATGCCTTAG
- the hsdR gene encoding EcoAI/FtnUII family type I restriction enzme subunit R has protein sequence MNKKSLSERDICSKFINPALEASGWDLQWQVREEYPITNGRIIVRGKLHTRAKNKRADYVLFYKSNIPIAVIEAKDNRHSVGDGMQQALQYADLLQVPFVFSSNGDSFLFHNKLVSEGNLETELGLDEFPNPESLWKMWKEAQGLDSTQEELVTQDYHSDGSNKSPRYYQILAINKTIEAIAKGQKRLLLVMATGTGKTYTAFQIIWRLWKSKTKKRILFLADRNILVDQTMTNDFKPFGSAMTKIQKRQANKSYEIYLSLYQAVTGSEEEQNIYKQFSPDFFDLIVVDECHRGSAAEDSNWRAILEYFSSATQIGLTATPKETKDVSNIHYFGEPVYTYSLRQGIEDGFLAPYKVIRIDLDKDLSGWRPEKGMRDKYGNEIEDKVYKQSDFDKKVILDKRTELVASKVSEFLKQNDRFHKTIVFCENIDHAERMRQALVNENSDLASQNSKYVMRITGDSEEGKEELDNFIFPESKYPVIATTSKLMTTGVDAQTCKLIVLDQHIQSMTEFKQIIGRGTRINEDFDKYYFTIMDFKRATELFADPDFDGDPVQIYEPKEGEPVTPPDSLDEEMDGDFGSSNGAIGFGENESDPSLRFDGREFQEGELPRNRVLKYYVDSVEVRVASERVQYFDANGKLVTESLKDYTRKTVTKEFSTLDEFRKHWNATERKQAILEELANQGVFLEALAEDVGKDVGKDVGKDVDPFDLICHVVWDKRPLTRRERADKVKQTNYFEKYGEAARKVLDALLEKYADSGVVQIEETQILTINPFPEFGTPMEIIQEFGGLEKYNEAITSLENALYLATA, from the coding sequence ATGAATAAAAAAAGCCTCTCTGAGCGAGATATATGCTCTAAATTTATTAATCCTGCACTGGAAGCATCTGGTTGGGATTTGCAGTGGCAAGTGAGAGAGGAATATCCGATTACAAACGGACGTATTATTGTTCGTGGTAAACTTCATACCAGAGCAAAGAATAAACGTGCAGACTATGTTTTGTTTTATAAATCTAATATTCCGATTGCCGTGATCGAAGCAAAAGACAATAGGCATTCTGTTGGCGATGGAATGCAACAAGCCCTTCAATATGCAGATTTGTTACAAGTTCCATTTGTTTTTAGTTCTAATGGAGATTCTTTTTTATTTCATAACAAACTTGTGAGTGAGGGAAACCTTGAAACTGAATTGGGTTTGGATGAGTTCCCAAATCCAGAATCACTTTGGAAAATGTGGAAAGAAGCACAAGGACTTGACTCAACGCAGGAAGAGCTTGTCACTCAAGATTATCATAGTGATGGATCAAATAAATCACCCAGATACTATCAAATTTTAGCAATTAACAAAACGATCGAAGCCATTGCTAAGGGGCAAAAGCGTCTGCTACTTGTTATGGCGACTGGGACTGGAAAAACATACACAGCATTCCAAATCATTTGGAGGTTATGGAAATCCAAGACAAAAAAACGAATCTTGTTTTTGGCTGATCGAAATATCTTGGTTGATCAAACAATGACCAATGATTTTAAACCATTTGGATCGGCAATGACCAAAATTCAGAAGAGGCAAGCGAACAAATCGTACGAAATTTATCTTTCTTTGTATCAAGCAGTCACTGGCTCTGAAGAAGAACAAAATATTTATAAACAATTTTCGCCAGATTTTTTTGATTTGATCGTAGTGGATGAATGTCATAGGGGAAGTGCAGCAGAAGATTCTAATTGGCGTGCTATACTTGAATACTTTTCTTCTGCGACTCAAATTGGGCTAACCGCAACACCCAAAGAAACAAAGGATGTTTCTAATATCCATTATTTTGGGGAACCAGTGTATACTTATTCGCTACGACAAGGCATTGAGGATGGGTTTCTTGCGCCTTACAAAGTGATTCGCATTGACTTAGATAAGGATTTATCTGGTTGGCGACCTGAAAAGGGAATGCGAGATAAGTATGGAAATGAAATTGAAGATAAAGTTTATAAACAAAGTGATTTTGATAAAAAAGTTATCTTAGACAAACGAACGGAGCTTGTTGCTTCGAAAGTGAGTGAATTTTTGAAGCAAAACGATCGTTTTCATAAGACTATAGTATTCTGTGAAAATATAGATCATGCGGAAAGGATGAGGCAAGCTCTGGTCAATGAAAACAGTGATTTGGCAAGTCAAAACAGTAAGTATGTAATGCGGATTACAGGGGATAGTGAAGAAGGTAAAGAAGAGTTGGATAATTTTATATTTCCAGAATCTAAATACCCAGTGATTGCAACGACATCTAAACTCATGACAACAGGTGTGGATGCGCAAACATGCAAACTCATTGTCCTTGACCAACACATCCAATCGATGACAGAGTTCAAACAAATCATTGGTCGCGGAACACGCATTAACGAAGATTTTGATAAATACTATTTCACCATTATGGATTTTAAACGTGCAACGGAGTTATTTGCCGATCCTGATTTTGATGGAGACCCTGTGCAGATTTATGAACCAAAGGAAGGAGAGCCAGTAACACCTCCGGATTCTTTGGATGAAGAAATGGATGGAGATTTCGGTTCATCCAATGGTGCCATTGGATTCGGCGAAAATGAATCTGATCCCTCCTTACGCTTCGATGGAAGAGAATTTCAAGAAGGGGAATTGCCTCGAAATCGGGTATTGAAATACTATGTGGATAGTGTGGAAGTTCGTGTTGCCTCGGAGCGAGTGCAATACTTCGATGCTAATGGTAAACTGGTGACTGAGTCTTTGAAAGATTATACCAGAAAGACTGTGACCAAAGAATTTTCCACTCTTGATGAGTTCCGAAAGCATTGGAATGCCACAGAAAGAAAACAAGCAATCTTAGAAGAATTAGCAAACCAAGGAGTCTTTTTAGAGGCTCTTGCGGAGGATGTAGGAAAGGATGTAGGAAAGGATGTAGGAAAGGATGTAGATCCCTTTGATTTGATCTGTCACGTAGTTTGGGACAAACGTCCTTTGACAAGACGTGAACGTGCAGACAAAGTTAAACAAACCAATTATTTTGAGAAGTATGGGGAAGCTGCGCGGAAGGTTTTGGATGCTCTTCTAGAAAAATACGCAGATTCAGGTGTGGTTCAAATTGAAGAAACACAAATCCTTACGATCAATCCATTTCCTGAATTTGGAACACCGATGGAGATCATTCAAGAATTTGGTGGGCTTGAAAAATACAACGAAGCCATTACAAGTTTGGAAAATGCACTGTACCTTGCGACAGCATAA